A segment of the candidate division KSB1 bacterium genome:
CTTTCAGAGGGAATCTTAACAGCTTGGAATGATTAGATTCCGGCTTAAAAGATTACCGGAATGACACTAGTTGTCGAGTTTCTGTTCAAACACTATAAATATCTCAGATTTTTTTGAAGGTTGTGGTCTTAAAAATCCAAACAATCAATGATGTTTAAAGCAGGATTATAATGAGAAAAGAAAAGTTTAGAAATATCGTCATTATCGCTCATGTGGATCATGGCAAAACCACCCTGTTAGATGGCTTGTTGAAACAGAGCGGCACTTTCCGGGAAAACCAGGAGGTTGTTACCCGTGTTATGGATTCCATGGATCTTGAGCGCGAACGCGGAATTACCATCAATGCAAAAAACACAGCCGTGTGGTATAAGGGTGTGAAGATCAACATCGTAGACACACCAGGCCATGCGGATTTCGGCGGCGAAGTGGAGCGCAGTCTGAATCTCGTAGATGGCGCGCTTTTGCTTGTGGATGCAAGCGAAGGGCCGTTGCCGCAAACCCGTTTTGTAGTGAAAAAGACATTGGCGAAAAATCTGCCCATTATACTTGTGATCAACAAAATTGATCGCAGTGACGCCCGCATTGAAGCTGTCGTGAATGAAGTTTATGATTTGTTTATCGATTTGGATGCAACGGAGGAACAGATCGAATTCCCGATTTTGTACACCAATGCAAAAGCTGCCGTGGCCCATAAAAAAATCGGAGATGGCTGTACGGATCTTGACGCTTTATTCGAAATGATCCTGGAAAAAATTGCAGGACCGGTTGCAAGTGATGATCATGTCCCGCAATTCCTGGTTACAAACCTGGAATACGATCCATATGTCGGACAACTGGCGGTTGGGCGGCTAAGTAATGGCGTGCTCGAAATGAACAAATTCTACAGTCTATGTGGCGAAGGGAAAATCACAAAAGGTATCAAATTCTCGGCGTGTTACGAATTTATGGGATTACAAAAAACTCAGGTGCAGAAACTGGAATCTGGTGATATCATCGCCGTGTCAGGCGTTGACAACGTTAAGATCGGTGACACTATTTCCTCCGAGGATGATCCGCAACCACTGCCGCGCATTGTAGTAGATGAACCGACAGTATCCATGATCTTTTATGTGAACAACAGCCCGTTTGCCGGCAAGGAGGGTAAATTCCTGACCTCGCGGCATATCAACGAAAGATTGCAAAAAGAGATCCTCAGCAATGTCTCATTGCGGGTTAATCCAACCGGGCGGACAGATTCTTTCGAGGTCTGCGGACGCGGTGAGCTGCAGATGGCAGTGCTCATAGAAACCATGCGTCGTGAGGGTTATGAGTTTATGGTTTCGAAGCCGCAAGTCATCACCAAGGAGGAAAATGGTAAAGTAATGGAACCGATGGAACGGGTATTTCTTGACATTCCGGAAGATAAAGTAGGAATCGTCACAGAAAAGCTTGCTAAACGCAAGGGCAAGATGCACACGATGCAAAACCATGGGCATGGCCGGGTTAATATGGAGTTTATCATCCCTTCCCGGGGATTGATCGGGTTTCGCAGCCAGTTCCTGACCGATACAAAAGGCGCCGGTGTTTTGAACACACTTTTCGAGAGCTATGCCGAATGGTTTGGTCCGATCCCGCAACGAGCCAGTGGTGCGTTAATAGCCGACCGTGCCGGTAGAGTTACCACCTTTGCCTGTCTCGGCATGGTAGATCGTGGCGAGCTTTCTATCGAGGTTGGCACCATAGTTTATGCCGGCATGGTCATTGGCGAACGTAACCGCAGCGATGACCTGTTAATCAATATCACTCGTGAAAAAAGGCTTACAAACATGCGCAGTTCCACATCCGAAGCGACCGTAACCTTACGCCCGCCGCATATTCTTTCCCTGGACCAATCGATAGAATTCATTGCTGAAAATGAGCTTGTGGAAGTGACACCCAAAAACATTCGCATGCGCAAAATGGAACTGGATGCCAACAAACGGGCGTCGGCCAGGAAGAAGGAAAAGTTGGGTAGGGAAAGTGCTTAACGAGTAAGTGGATCGAGAAAAAATTATCAGTAAAATTTTAGCGGTGAGTATCATGAGATATAAACGCATAGCGGGCAGTGACTTTTGTGTGCTAAAAAACTTGCCGCGTTAAAACAATTCCGTGTGAACAGGACGCGTTAAAATTCTCTTGTATACGTTTATTTTGCCTTTAATTTTTTCAGTATAAAATTTAAGCCTGAATTATAATCTCTTGTAAAAAATGGATCGAGAAAAATTATCAGTAAAATTTTAACGCCTACATAAGGGGCGACGCAGAGGGGCGGCCCAGTGAACGAAGCGAACGACTCTTTATGCGATTGTTAGCAATCACTTTACATGTAGCTCTGCCTTCTTATTTTGATAAATAGGGAGCATTTGATCAAATAAGAGACCTATTGCAGCGCACATATTTTTATTTATTCTTACAAATTCTCTCTTGCGCTTTTTTTGGTATTTCCTAATAAAGAACCTAAGCGCTTGAAAATCAAGGCTCTCTTCGTTAGAATCAATTGAGGTAAGAAGTGCGAGCCCTTTAACATGCCAAAGTTCATCTTCAAGATATGACGCTTCATGCATAATTATATTTCTATCGTAATGATATTTCTTTACGGTTTTTCTGACTATCTTAAAAGATGCGGGAATAGTGGTTTTGGGAATATGGGTATTTGTTACAATCGACTCATGTGATATTTTATTTGGTTGGTTTTGAATATGAAATAACCTGTCTGTTAGTAATAAGAGCCTATCATAAGCTATTTGAGTTCTCACAATATAGTTTTCTATCGACCATTGAAGGTGCGTTACGGGTTTACTCCTTCTCTTTTCATTACCTCAGATGGGAGACAAGTTATTCATATACAGCGTGGGAAATCCTTTACGGCTGTGCCATTAAGTTCAGCCCCAGCGTGTAGGCATTTTAAAGTACCTTTTGTTGATAGGCCTTGATGAAATCGCGTTCGGCCCCAATGTACTTCGTGCCAGTGAATGTAATCGGCCTGGAAAAAGTCAGGAGCAACGTTACCCCAAAATGCTAGATAACGAATAAGCGTTCGCACTCGATCCTCGTTTTTTTAGGTCGATGTGCAACGCCTGGTTGAACTCTGCCGCCTTTATAAAGGTTGTAATATTAACCGACAAATTAGTTTTGAAGAAATGTTACCAAAACGTTACCACTTCTTGATTAAACTAACTAAATCAAAATCAATCAAAACTAATAGCCAATATTTGTGGTGATAAAAAGTTACCAAAGCACCCAATGCCCCAAGCTATTTTTAAGTATAAAAATTGAATTATCTTTTGACTGAAATTGATTTGTACGAAATCGTCACTGAATACGATATTTTTATCTTGATTATATAGAATTACTTTATTCACCGAACCGGCCCCGTAAAAGATATAATGTAAACCAATCACCCGGCCTGCAGGCTCCTGGTAAGAAAGAGTATAAATCTTCTTTCCATTAAGAGACAAGTTAACCTCGCGGTTGCGTACTTCACAGCGAAGGTTGTTCCAAACAGACATATCGCAGCCAAATTTGGACAAATCATTTTCTTTGCCATCCCTGTAGACATCTATAAATTTCAGGCTATTATTACTTACACAACCTGCCATAGAAAGCGGTATGACCATTCTGCCATTCTCACACATGATGATTACGTCGGCATACTGGCAAGTCAGGCCGCCATCAGAAAGATCGTTCTTAACTTGTGATTCGAGCACAAAATTGTCGCCGTCAATATTGCCAAAATCATGGACATAAAAAAAGCTAACGAAAAATTCTCCCCGGGATACCTGGACATTATTTGCCTGTAGAATTTCCGGGGAAGCATATAACCTGGTTTTATCAAATATTTTATCACGCGGCAGGTACACCGGAATTGGATCATCTAAAGAATGTCTGACAATTCCCAGCCATCCATCTGTTGTAATGTGAATATTTTTTTGCCGGATAATCGTATTATCAACAATAAGCTTCGCTTTGTGAAAGCCGGGATAATAGTAAATGCTGGTATGATGGCGATTCTTTTTGGAGATAACAGCTCTCTGTTTTTCATTCCATGATTGCTGAATAAAGACACTGTCCGATTTGATCGATGAAATGTCGTAGTCAAAGATAACTGAATTGGGGAGACCGCTAGTGATCGCTTTCTTACTATTAAAAACTACATCCTCATAATTATGTTGAGAAGTGAGTTGATCGAAAAAAGCATAGAATAATAGAACAACTGTAATCAAACCCAGCAATGCAGCCGCTCTTGTGCGAGATCGTTTTAGAGATTGCTTTTTCTGGCCGCTGGAAAGAGGTTCACCGGTCTTATCCCTTCCCTGGTTTATGAAATTAAACTGGTCTCTCTTAAAGTCCATCCAATTCACATAACCAAGAAACATGGCTAACGCATTTAATGTGCTTGGATGGGGAAGGCTGTCATAACCATTTTTCCACACTCTTTTAAGAGTGGATAGACTGAGCAGGATCTGGGTCTTGGAAAAGATAAGTTCACTGAGATTTTCGTAATCCCGCTGTTTCCATTCCTGGCTGCCCGGCCAATTCAGTTTTTCCTCAATTAATACTTTACATCGTGCAATGTAAAGCTTCTCAGTTTGATTGTTAAGTTTATCCATTGAATCTGTTTCCATATTGCTCCCACGATATAAGAAATATTTACCAGGTTGACGATCATAAATTACTTTTCTTTTAATTGTGAAAAACAGCAAAGTTACAAAAAATCAGGATGAACAAGGTTTGAATGCGATTTGACCGCTATTTGAATGGTTCCGCAACAAACATGATCCTCGGCTTGGGCGTAAGTTGGTTTAATAAAATCAGAAGTCTTTCAACCTGGAAGTTCACTTTATTTAAAAGGAGATAGTATGAAAAATCTAAAATTGTTCCGTTCATTTGTAACGAGTGTTTTTTTCGTTGTTTTTGGATATGCGGTAACGTCTCACGGACAAAATAAAATTGCCGAATTTGATACGGATCATTGGGAAATGAAAAGAGCCAAAATTGTAGAGCATATGGGCAGGAAAAGTTTAATGGGGGTTGCATATTTGAAAGATGTTAATTTTGAAAATGGCATTGTGGAAGTTGACTTTGCAGTAAATGGCAAGCGTTCTTATCCGGGTATTCTTTTCAGAGTGCAGTCAGAGGATGATTTCGAACGTTTTTATATTCGACCGCACAGATCCGGACTTTATAGCGACGATCTTCAATACACACCCAGTTTCAATGGCATTTCCGGCTGGCAGTTATATAGTGGCGAAGGATTTACCGCCGCAGCGGTTTTCCCGGAAGATCAATGGTTCCGGTTGAAAATAGAATTTGCCGGCAAGCAAGCTCGTGTTTATCTCAATGACGGCGAGCAGCCCATTTTGACGATAACCGACCTGAAACATGGGATCAGCAAGGGTACATTGGGTTTATTGGGTCCGCAAAACGGCACGGCTTATTTCTCGAATTTTAGCTACAGATCTGACAATAATCTCCATTTCGAGCCTGCTGCAAAAGTTGAGACACTTCCGGGGATCATTACCAATTGGCAGATATCACAATCATTTAAATCCGGTAAAATTGATTACGAACGTACACCGAATGCGCAAGGGCTTAAAATCACCTGGCAGAAAGTGACCAGCGAACCTTCCGGCCTTGTGGACATTGCGCGATATGTTAAAAGAATGGACCGGGAGCCTGATTTGATTATTGCCAAAACAACAATCTATGCTGATAAAGAAGAATCGAGAAAGCTCCAGTTTGGCTACAGCGATGATGTCAGTATTTTTCTGAACGGAAAATTGCTGTTTGCCGGAAAAAACGGCTATCAGCAACGGGATCCTGCCTATCTTGGCATTGTGGGTTTTAACGATATGATTTATTTGCCTCTAAAGAAAGGCAACAATAAACTGCTTCTAATGGTTGCGGAGACGTTTGGCGGATGGGGGTTTATGTGTCGGGAAGGAAATACGGTGTATAATCCAGGAACAAAATAGTTGTGGGAAACAACGAGATCTTTTAATATGCTGGAATCTACTTTATTTGATTCAAGGCAGAATGTTGTATACGTACTGGGTTGGTATTTTTAAAGATAAACTTTGTATTTGTTTAATAAATATTATGGTTGCAGAGCCATATTCTACACGGTAATTCGAATAAACGGTTTCTTTGAGCCTTGAATTTCATAACTTGTTTTGAACTCGTTTTTCCATCGAGTAGAAATAGCTTGTTCCTGTTCCCTTGCGGCATCATCAAGTAATATGATGCTATTTGGTTTTAGCTTTTTCCTCATTATCGGTAACAGGCCATATCGTCCTCCCCTTGTCTTTCTCGGAGGACCATCGCAAATAACCAGGTCAAATTTGTCCGGCATCGAGTCAAAAGAGGGATCATACCATGAGAACTCCCCATAATCTTTCAGGGGTTTTATGCATAAACAGACTGAGTTAATTTGATATTTATTGAGATATTTTTTTGTCCTGTCACCCCATGCTTGGCTGTGCTCAAGTGACCAAATTGTGTTTCCTGACTTCTGCATAATGGCTCCCACCATAATTGTCGTTAATCCCGAGCCACATTCTAAAATAGCACCATTACACTCCAATGCATGTTTCAAACAACAGATCAAATACTCATCTACAGCAAACCATCTCTGCTTGCCCCAGCCGTAGATCAAATCGAAAATCACCCTATTTTCCGTAATTATAACACTCTCAGGATCTCTCAAAAATTTGATTCCCCTGACCCTTTATACCCGAAATACTAAGAGATATGGTGAGATATATTGTTCACAATCTGAAAAATAATCCATCCCTCCAAAATAAGCCAAACAAAGTTAAGAAAATCATTGATTTTGGGCTTATCAATTTGTAAAATTCAATATCGTAGAGCCCGGAACTATTTCCTGAATAATTAAGCGGTGTGATGTAAATGCATAATTCGTATATTAGCATCGTAATTGACCTTAATTAAAATAGGGATACCCATCATGAAACGACGTCATTTCTTAAAAGACATTGCGGGAAAAGCAATGGGTGCGCTTGCACTTCCATATTACATTCCTTCATCCGTGTTGGGTAGAGACGGTGCAGTAACGCCTAGCAACCGCATCACCATTGGCTGCATCGGTGTCGGCGGCCAGGGCACTGGCAATCTGAAGAACTTTCTCAGTAACCCGGCAGCACATGTCCTTGCGGTTTGCGATGTGGACAGGAGCCACCGCGACCGAGCCCGCGATCTTGTCAAAGAAGCCTATGACAGTAACGAGTGCGCAACCTACAACGATTATCGCGAGTTGATTGCTCGGCACGACCTCGACGCCGTCATGATTGCGGTTCCTGACCATTGGCACGGAATCATTGCTGTTGAAACGGTTCGGGCCGGGAAAGATATTTACGCAGAAAAGCCACTGGCTTACTCAATTTCAGAAGGACGAGCTATCGTCGATGCCGTAGACAGATATGGCGTTGTATGGCAGACAGGGAGTTGGCAGCGCTCAGAACGCCATTTCCGCTTTGCTTGTGAGTTGGTACGCAATGGACGCATCGGCGAGGTCCATACGGTCAGGGTTGGGCTTCCTCAAGGCAACAGTATTCGGGACAATGGTACACAGCCTGCCCCGGTGCCGGAGGGTTTTGACTATGACATGTGGCTCGGACCGGCGCCCTGGGCGCCTTATAATCCGAGTCGTTGCCACTGGAATTTTCGCTGGATCAGTGATTACTCGGGTGGACAACTCACCGACTGGGCCGGGCATCACTGCGATATCGCCAACTGGGGCATGGGCACAGAGCTCACCAGCCCAATCGAAATTGAGGGAAAAGCGATTTACCCGCCGGCCGAAGACGGCCTTTTTGATACACCTGAATCGTATTACTTTGAGTGCAAATATGCTGAAGGATTCACCATGATCGTTGCCGACCAAAAACAGCAACCCAAAGGAATGGGAGTACATTTCATCGGAACTGAAGGGTGGGTGCATGTTAGTCGAGGCGGACTTGAAGCGCATCCACAATCTATCCTAAGCTCGGTTCTCAGCCCGGACGAAGTACATCTTTATGAAAGTCACGACCATGTGGGTAATTTTCTCGATTGCATCCGCAACCGAGCAAAAACGATTACACCTGTCGAAGTTGCACACCACTCGATTATGATTGGACACCTGGGTGTGATCGCGATGAAACTGGGGCGAAAAGTGAGATGGAAGCCTGATACAGAGCGATTCATCAACGACCGTGCAGCCGAACGACTGCTCTCGAGGCCAATGAGAAGTCCGTGGCATTTGTGAGTGATAGTCTTTCGCCAAAAGAAATAATGTGAAAGGGAAAATATGCAACGACCGATAAAGGCATCAACCGCAGCATTGTTCACTTTCTGGTGCTTCTTTACCCTAACAGGCGCATCACATGCGCAGATACCGCTGGGAGATCTGCATAAAATAGAAAACGCCGTACCCTCAGAAGCAACGGTTGCGCCAAAGCAACCTCGGAAACTCCTGGTCTTTACCCTGGAGGAAGGCTTTAAGCACAGCTCAACTCCTTATGCAGCCAAAGCATTAGAACTGATGGGCAAGAAGACCGGCGCATTCGAAGTTGTGCAAAGCCAGGAAATGTCGATTTTCAAGCCGGAGAACCTCAGACAATTCGATGCAGTCCTCTTCGCCAATACCACCCAACTGAAGTTTGAAGACCGTGCACTGCGGCATAGCTTGATGCAATTTATCAAAAGCGGTAAAGGAATAGTTGGCCTCCATGCAGCCACGGATAATTTTTATACCTGGCCTGAAGCCGCGAACATGATGGGAGGCCAATTCGACGGGCATCCCTGGAATGCCAGCGGTACCTGGGCCGTCAACATCGAAGATCCCAAACATCCTCTGACAGCCGCATTCAATAGAAAAAACTTTAGAATAAAAGATGAGATTTATCGTATTAGACAGCGCAGCCTACGAGCAAATAGCCGCGTGCTTGTTGGCCTGGATATGACCGATGAGGTCAACTTGAGTGCTGAGGGTGTGCGGTTCGCGGACAAGGATATTCCAATTAGCTGGATTCGTGGATATG
Coding sequences within it:
- the typA gene encoding translational GTPase TypA, with translation MRKEKFRNIVIIAHVDHGKTTLLDGLLKQSGTFRENQEVVTRVMDSMDLERERGITINAKNTAVWYKGVKINIVDTPGHADFGGEVERSLNLVDGALLLVDASEGPLPQTRFVVKKTLAKNLPIILVINKIDRSDARIEAVVNEVYDLFIDLDATEEQIEFPILYTNAKAAVAHKKIGDGCTDLDALFEMILEKIAGPVASDDHVPQFLVTNLEYDPYVGQLAVGRLSNGVLEMNKFYSLCGEGKITKGIKFSACYEFMGLQKTQVQKLESGDIIAVSGVDNVKIGDTISSEDDPQPLPRIVVDEPTVSMIFYVNNSPFAGKEGKFLTSRHINERLQKEILSNVSLRVNPTGRTDSFEVCGRGELQMAVLIETMRREGYEFMVSKPQVITKEENGKVMEPMERVFLDIPEDKVGIVTEKLAKRKGKMHTMQNHGHGRVNMEFIIPSRGLIGFRSQFLTDTKGAGVLNTLFESYAEWFGPIPQRASGALIADRAGRVTTFACLGMVDRGELSIEVGTIVYAGMVIGERNRSDDLLINITREKRLTNMRSSTSEATVTLRPPHILSLDQSIEFIAENELVEVTPKNIRMRKMELDANKRASARKKEKLGRESA
- a CDS encoding DUF1080 domain-containing protein, with translation MKNLKLFRSFVTSVFFVVFGYAVTSHGQNKIAEFDTDHWEMKRAKIVEHMGRKSLMGVAYLKDVNFENGIVEVDFAVNGKRSYPGILFRVQSEDDFERFYIRPHRSGLYSDDLQYTPSFNGISGWQLYSGEGFTAAAVFPEDQWFRLKIEFAGKQARVYLNDGEQPILTITDLKHGISKGTLGLLGPQNGTAYFSNFSYRSDNNLHFEPAAKVETLPGIITNWQISQSFKSGKIDYERTPNAQGLKITWQKVTSEPSGLVDIARYVKRMDREPDLIIAKTTIYADKEESRKLQFGYSDDVSIFLNGKLLFAGKNGYQQRDPAYLGIVGFNDMIYLPLKKGNNKLLLMVAETFGGWGFMCREGNTVYNPGTK
- a CDS encoding class I SAM-dependent methyltransferase, encoding MRDPESVIITENRVIFDLIYGWGKQRWFAVDEYLICCLKHALECNGAILECGSGLTTIMVGAIMQKSGNTIWSLEHSQAWGDRTKKYLNKYQINSVCLCIKPLKDYGEFSWYDPSFDSMPDKFDLVICDGPPRKTRGGRYGLLPIMRKKLKPNSIILLDDAAREQEQAISTRWKNEFKTSYEIQGSKKPFIRITV
- a CDS encoding Gfo/Idh/MocA family oxidoreductase; this translates as MKRRHFLKDIAGKAMGALALPYYIPSSVLGRDGAVTPSNRITIGCIGVGGQGTGNLKNFLSNPAAHVLAVCDVDRSHRDRARDLVKEAYDSNECATYNDYRELIARHDLDAVMIAVPDHWHGIIAVETVRAGKDIYAEKPLAYSISEGRAIVDAVDRYGVVWQTGSWQRSERHFRFACELVRNGRIGEVHTVRVGLPQGNSIRDNGTQPAPVPEGFDYDMWLGPAPWAPYNPSRCHWNFRWISDYSGGQLTDWAGHHCDIANWGMGTELTSPIEIEGKAIYPPAEDGLFDTPESYYFECKYAEGFTMIVADQKQQPKGMGVHFIGTEGWVHVSRGGLEAHPQSILSSVLSPDEVHLYESHDHVGNFLDCIRNRAKTITPVEVAHHSIMIGHLGVIAMKLGRKVRWKPDTERFINDRAAERLLSRPMRSPWHL